CGTTCCGCCTTGCTCGGATGCGGCGCGGTGGCCCTGTCGTCCTGGCTTCCCCGGGCCCGCGCCGCCCCGGCCGAACCGAGGACCGTCGCCCTGAGTGCCGCGCCGGGGCGCGCCGCCCTGCTCGGCGACGATGCAACCGAAACCGCGATCTGGGGCTATGACGGCCGGGTGCCAGGCCCGGAGATTCGGGTTCGGCAGGGCGAGCCCTTGAAGGTTGTGGTCGACAATCGGCTCGACCAGGACACCACGGTGCATTGGCACGGCATCCGCCTGCCCAATGCCATGGACGGCGTGCCCGGCCTGACCCAGCCGCCGATCCGGCCCGGCGAGCGCTTCACCTATTCCTTCACGCCGCCCGACGCCGGCACCTTCTGGTACCACCCGCACGCCAACAGCCTGGAACAGCTCGGGCGGGGCATGGCCGGCGTCCTGATCGTCGAGGAGCCCGAGCCGGTCGCGGCCGACCGCGACCTGGTCTGGATGCTCGCCGACTGGCGGCTGACCCGGGACGAGCGGATCGCGGCGGGCTTCGGCAACGGGATGGAGGCGGCGATGGCCGGCCGGGTCGGCAACCTAGTGACGCTGAACGGCGCCATCCCGACCGACCAGCCGGTGCGGGCCGGCGAGCGCATCCGGCTGCGCCTGATCAACGCCGCGCTCGCCCGCATCATGGCGCTGCGCTTCGAGGGGCATCGCCCGATCGTGCTGGCGGTCGACGGCCAGCCCTGCGATCCGCACGAGCCCGAGGGCGGACGACTGCTGCTCGGCCCGGCCATGCGGCTCGACGTCGTCCTCGACCTGCAGGGCGAGCCCGGGAAGCGCTACCGGGTGGTCGACGACTTCTACGACGGGCTGTCCTATCCGCTGACCGTGCTCGCCTACGAAGCGGGGCCGCCGATCCGGGAGCAGCCGCCCGACACGCCGCTGCGCCTGCCGCCGAATCCCTTGCCGGAGCCCGATCTCGCCACCGCGGAACGGCACGAGCTGACGCTCGAAGGCGGGATGATGGGCGGCGGCGCCATGATGGGGATGGGCGGCATGCACGGCATGGCGACGCCCGGCATGGACGGCGGCGCGGCCTGGGCGATCAATGGCGTGTCGATGACCGGTGACGGCCATGCCGGCATGCCGCCGCTGTTCACCCTTCAACGCGGGCGAAGCTGCGTGCTGACCATCCGCAACAGGACCGCCTGGTGGCATCCGATGCACATCCACGGCTTCAGCTTCCGGATGCTGAGCCGCAACGGCGCGCCGATCCTGCATCGGCAGTGGAGCGACACCGTGCTCCTCGCGCCGAAGGACACGGTTGAATGCGCCTTCGTCGCCGACAACCCGGGCGACTGGATGCTGCATTGCCACGTCATGGACCACCAGATGGCCGGCCTGATGACCGTGCTGCGCGTCGCCTGAATCCCTTTTCGCTGACAGGAGAACCGAAATGAACCGTATGTCCCGCATCGCCGCCGTGATCGCCACCCTGGTCCTGCCGCTGCCGGCCTTGGCCGAACCGATCGCGGCGACCCTGTACAAGAACCCACAATGC
The sequence above is drawn from the Inquilinus sp. Marseille-Q2685 genome and encodes:
- a CDS encoding multicopper oxidase family protein, coding for MALSSWLPRARAAPAEPRTVALSAAPGRAALLGDDATETAIWGYDGRVPGPEIRVRQGEPLKVVVDNRLDQDTTVHWHGIRLPNAMDGVPGLTQPPIRPGERFTYSFTPPDAGTFWYHPHANSLEQLGRGMAGVLIVEEPEPVAADRDLVWMLADWRLTRDERIAAGFGNGMEAAMAGRVGNLVTLNGAIPTDQPVRAGERIRLRLINAALARIMALRFEGHRPIVLAVDGQPCDPHEPEGGRLLLGPAMRLDVVLDLQGEPGKRYRVVDDFYDGLSYPLTVLAYEAGPPIREQPPDTPLRLPPNPLPEPDLATAERHELTLEGGMMGGGAMMGMGGMHGMATPGMDGGAAWAINGVSMTGDGHAGMPPLFTLQRGRSCVLTIRNRTAWWHPMHIHGFSFRMLSRNGAPILHRQWSDTVLLAPKDTVECAFVADNPGDWMLHCHVMDHQMAGLMTVLRVA